The following proteins are co-located in the bacterium genome:
- a CDS encoding inner membrane CreD family protein → MIKRILAITFIYICTAAAWLALGTHMELRTHQQDAKLKSDVGKLWGTPHKQLAPMAYFVTRNETKVQTIRGGETITEAKIETFKHPFPLSKSDIQVRLNLDHRRRGLLWYSTYSVNFSGSYSVQNPFTDQREIFADFVFPSPGAVYDNFRVKVNGKELQNIQVNTATLTLPLSLNPQETQPIDITYTSHGLDEWWYDFGADVTQIKNFSLNMKTNFDEIDFPENGISPSGKQRIHGGWELKWNYSNLLSGVKIGMAMPHRLNPGPWVAQVTRSAPVSLFLFFFLLFIFTGIRKTKLHPMNYFFISTSFFSFHLLLAYLVDHVSIHLSFLLCSAVSIALVVSYMRLVVGKRFAFTEIATAQFVYLVLFSYTFFFEQYTGLAVTILCILTLFVVMQVTGRFDWETLFQKNYAVQNVSTQRACPYCKGQLEGSETFRCGRCSTSHHALCWSDHGGCAIYGCSG, encoded by the coding sequence ATGATCAAGCGGATTCTGGCGATCACGTTTATTTATATCTGTACGGCGGCAGCCTGGCTGGCTCTTGGCACTCATATGGAGCTAAGAACGCATCAGCAAGACGCGAAATTGAAGAGCGATGTTGGAAAACTCTGGGGCACCCCTCACAAACAACTTGCACCCATGGCTTATTTCGTTACACGAAATGAAACGAAAGTGCAGACTATCCGGGGCGGCGAAACAATCACTGAAGCGAAAATAGAAACCTTCAAACATCCCTTCCCATTATCCAAAAGCGATATCCAGGTCAGGTTGAATCTGGATCATCGGAGAAGAGGACTGCTCTGGTATTCCACTTATAGCGTAAATTTTTCGGGGAGCTACTCCGTGCAAAATCCGTTTACGGACCAGCGTGAAATATTTGCGGATTTTGTTTTTCCCAGTCCAGGCGCCGTTTACGACAACTTCCGCGTAAAGGTGAATGGCAAAGAATTGCAGAACATCCAGGTCAACACGGCCACACTGACTCTGCCATTGAGCTTGAATCCCCAAGAAACCCAACCCATCGATATCACTTACACTTCCCACGGCCTGGATGAATGGTGGTACGACTTTGGCGCCGACGTTACGCAGATCAAGAACTTCTCGTTGAATATGAAAACAAACTTCGATGAGATCGATTTTCCGGAAAACGGTATTTCTCCTTCCGGAAAACAGCGGATCCATGGCGGATGGGAATTGAAATGGAACTATTCGAACCTGCTTTCCGGAGTCAAGATCGGGATGGCGATGCCTCACCGGCTGAATCCGGGACCCTGGGTGGCGCAGGTAACCCGTTCTGCTCCTGTTTCGCTGTTCCTTTTCTTTTTTCTGCTGTTTATTTTCACAGGCATCCGCAAAACAAAACTTCACCCGATGAATTATTTCTTCATCAGCACTTCCTTTTTTAGCTTCCATCTTCTTCTTGCTTATCTTGTGGACCACGTGTCCATTCATCTCTCATTTCTCCTTTGTTCCGCAGTTTCCATTGCTCTTGTGGTCTCTTATATGCGGCTTGTTGTGGGAAAACGTTTTGCGTTTACCGAAATTGCAACCGCGCAGTTCGTGTATCTGGTTCTCTTTTCGTACACATTTTTCTTCGAGCAATATACAGGACTGGCGGTGACGATCCTCTGCATCCTTACGCTTTTTGTTGTGATGCAAGTAACTGGCAGATTCGATTGGGAAACACTGTTTCAAAAGAATTATGCGGTGCAAAATGTTTCTACACAGCGGGCCTGCCCGTATTGTAAAGGGCAGCTGGAAGGCTCGGA
- a CDS encoding methyltransferase domain-containing protein, translating into MTEPMPNVSPELFFETTNSFQKSAAMKAAIELDLFTQIEEGVSAKQLAGRCKASERGVRILCDYLVIQGLLEKQGDVYRCTPDSKFFLSRKSPAYLGSAVEFLLAPVMVSAYDNLAETVRTGRTTLPGDGSVAPEHPMWVTFAKAMAPFVAFPAEQIALMAGVPQDAKIRVLDIAAGHGMFGITFARKYPAAEIYALDWQSVLNLAKSNAESAGVQDRYHTIPGDAFEVKFGTDYDVVLITNFLHHFDPATCTRFLKKVHTALKPEGKAITLEFVPNEDRVTPKIAASFSLIMLASTGSGDAYTFRELEEMHLDAGFSRCSLHSLQPSPQSLVLAEK; encoded by the coding sequence ATGACGGAGCCGATGCCAAATGTTTCTCCGGAGTTATTTTTTGAAACAACCAATTCCTTTCAAAAGAGCGCTGCCATGAAGGCCGCGATAGAGCTGGATCTGTTTACTCAAATAGAGGAAGGGGTTTCCGCGAAACAGCTCGCTGGACGGTGCAAAGCATCCGAACGCGGCGTTCGCATTCTGTGCGATTATCTGGTGATCCAGGGTCTGTTAGAAAAACAGGGTGATGTTTACAGGTGTACACCGGATAGCAAATTTTTTTTGAGCCGCAAATCCCCTGCATATCTGGGATCGGCTGTCGAATTCTTGCTCGCGCCCGTGATGGTTTCCGCATATGACAATCTCGCGGAAACGGTGCGAACAGGAAGGACCACCCTTCCGGGTGACGGTTCAGTAGCGCCGGAACATCCGATGTGGGTAACTTTCGCTAAAGCGATGGCTCCCTTCGTAGCATTCCCCGCAGAACAGATCGCCCTTATGGCAGGAGTTCCTCAAGATGCAAAAATACGCGTTCTGGATATAGCGGCCGGCCATGGTATGTTTGGAATCACTTTTGCGCGTAAGTATCCGGCAGCCGAAATATATGCGCTGGACTGGCAAAGCGTTTTGAATCTCGCAAAATCCAATGCTGAAAGCGCAGGAGTACAGGACCGATACCACACGATACCCGGTGATGCTTTTGAAGTAAAATTCGGAACTGATTACGATGTGGTTCTGATTACCAACTTCCTCCACCATTTCGATCCGGCAACCTGCACTCGATTTTTAAAGAAGGTGCATACCGCACTCAAACCGGAAGGAAAAGCAATCACTCTGGAATTCGTGCCGAATGAAGATCGTGTAACGCCAAAAATAGCCGCATCGTTTTCACTTATCATGCTTGCATCCACGGGTTCAGGAGATGCGTACACGTTCCGTGAGCTGGAAGAAATGCACCTGGATGCCGGTTTCTCGCGCTGCAGCCTTCACTCGTTGCAGCCAAGCCCTCAATCGCTTGTGCTCGCAGAAAAGTAA
- a CDS encoding PQQ-binding-like beta-propeller repeat protein: MQRSRRLFSVFIFLIVPFLQAADWPGFLGPNYDGTTRDGQFGTTGGGLVVAWQRNLGSGYSGIAVSGNHAVTLFSDGVKDFAAALDTASGKELWRYEIGPTYKGHDGSQDGPLATPAIAGDRVYGLSAKGELFALNLESGKSHWSVNTAKNFNAKEPIYGFTTSPLVAGDVLVVQVGGDKGRAVAGFDAKSGKALWTTGEDVIAYQSPVLMRIANKAVVIAVGNARLYAIDPVSGKVLLDYEHGGAGQAEVMVPALVENDRLLLRNKSDSTDLVRIVSTADGKLSVEKLWSAGVFKNSYNVPIHHKGFLYGFSGRVLTCVDAANGQIKWRSRTAGDGFALLVDDQLIIQTKDGKVHAGPATPEGWKETSKLELFKKIAWTPPSFAAGAVFTRSMGEIARLNWGSVTASGSEINQDISFGNTRFAEFLAEVKKSNNKKEVIDRFWSSIQRFPLVEWPDRVYFLYRGPAEDIAVTGDHVSFGREEPMQRISGTDLFYYATTLEPDARINYRFLKNYDEIIADPHNNRTTVDRRGKPLSWMAMPGWKEPAHLKEAAADRKGKIETHAIESKLRKGGSAKIEVYVPVTYGSEKEPLPTLYLFGGPEVQTQGTFTNSLDNLIGNSVKPVIVVYLKELKTGPEPIENPAEEMKALAEMIAKEIVPFVDGHYKTNTRAAHRAAMGAGYEGNYALYLAFGYPELFGGVATQSAFLQEHVANPVREIIVGPDKHPVRIYIDWGIYDYRSDLEGWNNATENEKFYRFVRDKGYKPAGGQVHEGAGWPNWRNRTDRVLATLFPLTE; encoded by the coding sequence ATGCAAAGAAGCCGCAGACTCTTTTCCGTTTTCATTTTTCTAATTGTGCCTTTTCTCCAAGCAGCGGATTGGCCTGGTTTTCTTGGACCGAACTATGACGGCACAACCCGCGACGGACAATTCGGCACTACCGGAGGCGGTTTGGTTGTCGCGTGGCAGCGAAATTTGGGCTCCGGTTATTCGGGTATCGCCGTGTCCGGCAACCACGCAGTCACCTTGTTTTCGGATGGCGTGAAGGATTTTGCGGCTGCACTGGATACGGCCAGCGGAAAAGAATTGTGGCGGTACGAAATCGGACCCACTTACAAAGGGCATGATGGTTCGCAGGATGGTCCACTTGCAACTCCCGCAATCGCGGGCGATAGGGTGTATGGACTGAGCGCAAAAGGGGAATTGTTCGCGCTGAACCTTGAATCCGGTAAGTCACACTGGTCTGTGAATACGGCGAAGAATTTCAATGCTAAAGAACCGATCTATGGATTTACGACATCTCCTCTTGTTGCCGGAGATGTTCTCGTTGTGCAGGTTGGCGGCGATAAAGGTCGCGCCGTTGCAGGATTTGATGCGAAATCGGGTAAAGCGCTGTGGACGACCGGTGAAGATGTCATTGCGTATCAATCTCCGGTGTTGATGAGAATTGCAAACAAGGCGGTCGTAATCGCAGTAGGCAATGCCAGACTCTACGCGATTGATCCTGTCTCAGGAAAAGTGCTTTTGGATTACGAACATGGCGGCGCCGGCCAGGCGGAAGTTATGGTTCCGGCGCTCGTGGAAAACGATCGTTTGCTGCTGCGCAACAAATCCGATTCCACCGACCTGGTGCGCATCGTTTCAACAGCTGATGGAAAACTTTCTGTTGAAAAACTTTGGAGCGCGGGAGTGTTCAAGAACAGTTACAACGTTCCGATTCATCATAAAGGTTTTTTGTACGGTTTTTCCGGCCGTGTGCTGACTTGCGTCGATGCCGCGAACGGTCAAATCAAATGGCGATCCAGAACGGCAGGTGATGGATTCGCGCTCCTTGTGGATGATCAACTTATCATACAAACCAAAGACGGCAAAGTGCATGCAGGGCCCGCCACTCCGGAAGGCTGGAAAGAAACATCGAAATTGGAGCTTTTCAAAAAAATCGCATGGACACCTCCGAGCTTTGCCGCCGGAGCAGTGTTTACGCGAAGCATGGGAGAGATCGCTCGCCTGAATTGGGGGAGTGTTACTGCATCCGGTTCAGAAATCAATCAAGACATATCGTTCGGCAACACACGCTTTGCAGAATTTCTTGCTGAAGTGAAAAAGAGCAACAATAAGAAAGAAGTTATCGATCGATTCTGGAGTTCGATTCAGCGATTTCCGCTGGTGGAATGGCCCGATCGTGTCTATTTTTTGTATCGCGGTCCGGCAGAAGACATCGCCGTCACAGGGGATCATGTGAGTTTCGGCCGCGAGGAGCCGATGCAACGCATTTCCGGAACGGATCTTTTCTACTATGCCACGACTCTTGAACCGGATGCGCGAATCAATTACCGGTTTTTGAAGAACTACGATGAAATCATCGCTGATCCACACAACAATCGCACCACTGTGGATCGCCGGGGCAAACCATTGTCCTGGATGGCGATGCCCGGATGGAAAGAACCCGCGCACTTAAAAGAAGCGGCGGCAGACCGGAAAGGAAAAATCGAGACGCATGCAATCGAAAGCAAATTGCGCAAAGGAGGTTCGGCAAAAATTGAAGTTTATGTTCCGGTTACCTATGGTTCGGAAAAGGAACCATTACCCACGCTTTATCTTTTTGGTGGACCGGAAGTTCAAACGCAAGGAACGTTCACAAATAGTCTCGATAATTTGATTGGAAATTCGGTTAAGCCGGTGATCGTGGTTTATTTGAAGGAGCTGAAGACCGGACCGGAACCAATCGAAAATCCGGCTGAGGAAATGAAGGCTCTTGCTGAGATGATAGCGAAAGAAATTGTTCCATTTGTGGACGGACACTATAAGACAAACACCAGAGCCGCTCATCGCGCAGCGATGGGGGCTGGATATGAAGGAAACTATGCGCTGTACCTGGCTTTCGGCTATCCGGAACTATTTGGTGGAGTTGCAACTCAATCGGCCTTTTTGCAGGAACACGTGGCGAATCCTGTTCGGGAAATCATAGTAGGACCGGACAAACATCCTGTTCGGATTTACATCGATTGGGGAATTTACGATTACCGGTCGGATCTCGAAGGCTGGAACAACGCTACGGAGAACGAGAAATTCTACAGATTCGTTCGCGACAAAGGGTATAAGCCTGCAGGTGGTCAGGTCCATGAAGGTGCCGGTTGGCCGAATTGGCGCAATCGCACCGATCGCGTCCTCGCCACACTGTTTCCGTTAACTGAGTAG
- a CDS encoding cysteine synthase family protein produces MNILHAIGNTSIVQLRKVAPPNCANIFVKLEWENPTGSVKDRMAQSVISRAEEEGRLSPGDTVIEYTGGSTGTSLALVCAAKGYRIKIVSSDAFSKEKLDHMVALGAALTLVPSEGGLTTKKLILDMIEAARKLSQEPHTYWTDQLNNHDSIAGYYSLGEEIWNQTKGQIDAFVHCVGTAASYRGVATVLKRYKPDIKIIVVEPAESSVLLGGQAGPHKIEGVGVGFIPPLWEPTLVDEILPVRTNDAKEMARRIAREEALFAGTSSGANVVAALQVAERLGPDANVVTLMADSGLKYLSTDVYRK; encoded by the coding sequence ATGAACATTCTTCATGCTATTGGAAACACATCGATAGTTCAACTTCGCAAAGTGGCTCCTCCCAATTGTGCAAACATCTTCGTGAAGCTCGAGTGGGAGAACCCCACAGGAAGTGTCAAAGACCGGATGGCGCAGTCCGTGATTTCGCGGGCGGAGGAGGAGGGTCGACTGAGCCCCGGAGACACCGTTATCGAGTACACCGGTGGGAGCACGGGGACATCGCTTGCATTAGTCTGCGCCGCAAAAGGATATCGTATCAAGATCGTCAGTTCCGATGCATTTAGTAAGGAAAAGCTGGATCACATGGTGGCGCTTGGTGCGGCACTGACGCTCGTCCCAAGCGAGGGAGGCCTCACCACCAAGAAACTGATCCTGGACATGATCGAGGCGGCCCGTAAGTTGAGCCAGGAGCCTCACACCTACTGGACCGACCAGCTCAACAACCATGACAGCATCGCGGGCTACTACTCCCTGGGCGAAGAGATCTGGAATCAAACGAAGGGCCAGATCGACGCCTTCGTTCACTGTGTGGGTACAGCGGCTTCTTACCGTGGGGTCGCCACTGTGCTCAAGCGATACAAACCCGATATCAAGATCATTGTTGTCGAACCAGCAGAATCCTCTGTGTTGCTGGGAGGTCAGGCTGGCCCGCACAAAATCGAGGGAGTTGGGGTTGGCTTCATTCCTCCACTCTGGGAGCCGACTCTCGTGGACGAAATCCTGCCAGTGAGAACAAACGACGCGAAGGAAATGGCAAGGCGCATCGCGCGGGAGGAAGCGTTATTCGCCGGAACCTCCTCCGGTGCAAACGTAGTCGCCGCACTGCAAGTTGCTGAGCGGCTCGGGCCAGATGCAAACGTGGTCACTCTTATGGCCGACTCCGGCCTGAAGTACTTGAGCACCGATGTGTACAGGAAGTAA